The proteins below are encoded in one region of Helianthus annuus cultivar XRQ/B chromosome 2, HanXRQr2.0-SUNRISE, whole genome shotgun sequence:
- the LOC110933474 gene encoding uncharacterized protein LOC110933474 — MGDSGGGSPSNAVVIKENSSFSQFQCPILKSTNYTVWAIRIKTILRANGLWEIIEPKENTQADEKKDMTTTAYLYQALPEDMIIQVASCKSAKEIWDALKARHVGADRVQKARLQTLKTVEMLKMKEEDTIDSFTARLNSIVTRASSLGSTFDQRTLVRKLLSSVPRRFVQIVATIEQFADLETTTLDETIERLKAYEERTNLVDENLVDDQEKLMFTRRDKNYGRGRRFGNHGQGRFNSSQGKWRDEKFRQEERGGSISHDDSKNKDEGYDRRNRNPRDQNCFKKDMIEVECYNCHEFGHYASQCPKAKQAQKESHLLEEDEEPTLLMAITEEERSETESDMKRELES, encoded by the coding sequence ATGGGGGATTCAGGAGGAGGCTCTCCGTCAAATGCGGTAGTAATTAAAGAGAATAGTTCGTTCTCCCAGTTTCAGTGTCCTATCTTAAAGTCTACAAACTATACGGTATGGGCAATCCGTATCAAAACCATACTTAGGGCAAACGGATTATGGGAAATCATAGAACCAAAGGAAAATACGCAAGCGGATGAAAAGAAGGATATGACGACAACCGCTTACTTATATCAAGCACTACCAGAAGATATGATAATACAAGTTGCAAGTTGCAAGAGTGCAAAAGAAATTTGGGATGCATTAAAAGCAAGACACGTCGGTGCAGATCGAGTGCAGAAGGCACGTCTTCAAACACTCAAAACAGTTGAGATGTTAAAAATGAAGGAGGAAGACACTATCGATTCGTTCACTGCAAGACTAAATAGTATTGTCACGAGGGCAAGTAGTCTTGGATCAACATTTGATCAACGGACTTTAGTACGGAAACTTCTAAGTTCTGTACCAAGAAGGTTCGTTCAAATTGTTGCAACCATTGAACAATTCGCCGATCTTGAAACAACGACGCTAGATGAAACAATCGAAAGATTGAAAGCCTATGAAGAAAGGACCAATCTGGTGGATGAAAACCTGGTAGACGATCAAGAGAAACTTATGTTTACACGACGGGACAAGAACTATGGTCGTGGAAGGCGTTTTGGAAACCATGGACAAGGAAGGTTTAATTCATCACAAGGCAAGTGGCGTGATGAAAAGTTTAGACAAGAAGAAAGAGGCGGAAGTATCTCGCATGATGATTCCAAGAACAAGGACGAAGGTTATGATAGGAGGAATAGAAACCCTAGAGATCAAAATTGCTTCAAGAAAGATATGATAGAAGTGGAGTGTTACAATTGCCATGAGTTTGGACATTATGCCTCTCAGTGCCCGAAAGCAAAACAAGCACAGAAGGAATCACACTTGTTAGAAGAGGACGAGGAACCAACACTCTTGATGGCAATTACAGAAGAAGAAAGATCAGAAACAGAAAGTGACATGAAAAGAGAATTAGAATCTTAG